The Haliaeetus albicilla chromosome 27, bHalAlb1.1, whole genome shotgun sequence genome segment TGCAACAATGCATAAATACCTTCAGGAGCCTGGGCTTTATGGTCCTACATCACCAGGCAGTTTCGAAATCGTTCCCCTTAGGCTCACAGCTGCAGTGTATCATCTGTAGTATGAAACCAAATCTTTCAAATCCTTTGCCTAGTCTTTGCCAATAGAGATTAAAGTGTGGAATTAGCAGTCATTAGTGAGATGGAAGAGGGGAAACTTACCCTTGGCTTAGCTAGTTGTTTAATTTTCTCAATTTCTTCATCAGACATGACATCATAATATCGTACAATATGAGGGCTATCCCATTCATCTTCTTCCTTAAAGGGAGCTATGAGCAGGTGAGGGTTTCTGTTTCCATCATGGTACCTACAAAACAGCCTTTTCTGTCTTCGAGGTGtctgaaacaaaacaccaaacaaaacattGTTTGTGAAACCACTTTTCATGAACTTAAAACAggcaagacaaaacaaaacgGGGTTCATTCCACAAACACTGGAAAAGCCATCAGACTAGCAAATTTAAGAGGTAAGCATGAGTGATTCTGTAGTTTGCTGCAAATAAAAAAGCCAAGATGCCACTCAAGATATCACTGAGTAACATCTGAAACACTAACCTTTAGGAGAGTTAAACCATAATATGTTACAGATTAAGCAAATAACTACACAAACAgccagctgtaaaaaaaaaagtctggttCTTATCATTAAGACTATGCAGATGGAATAAACAGACTCCTTTCCCTCCACTGAGAGTTAAAGCCATGTTTGTTGAGAGGTACTGGAGACTGGTTGGTCAAAATAGTCACCCCAGAAGGACATGTCATTAAGATGCAAAAGGGAAGGAATAACGTGACTCTAAGTGTGGCAAAGCATAACCAGCTCAGTGGAAAAAGCCTCCTAGTATATCAGTACAGCTGGCATTTCAAATGGCTGAGTAGACAGACTGCAGAGAATCAATTTTCAACAACCTTTAAGAGGTACAGTTGAGAGCTGTTTTTCTGTCTAGGATTAACATCTAAAGATAGAGAGGCCAAGACATAAGGTAAAAATCTCAGCCTGGACAGaactacatttaattttttcttaaaaaaaagtttcacagaagggaaaaattaaCACCTCCCAGCAACCTTGATCACCCTTATGCAAAGGCAGCGTAGTCAGGAAATTCTTGCCTTTCCCTTACCATTTTTACCCCTTCACCTCTGCAAAGGGCCTCATAGATGTCACGCTCCGGCAAGTAGTCGAGAGGCCTCTCATAAGCGCCACCTTGCACCACTGGTTCTGTCGTTGTCATGGTCTTGTTTATCgacttctctttctcctcctcctctctctccttctctagCAACTTCTCAAAGTACCGCAGATTACTGCCTGCTCTCTCATGAGTACTGTCTTCattgagagaaaaaacaagacaGAACCAATGATTTATGCAATCTCAGGAACTGTTAATACAAACAAGTCTTTGTATCAAGACACAGCAATAATTGTCCCCTTCATAAAACATTATCAGGCAACCAAAGACATTGTCTCCAGTCTGCACTGAAAACCAGCACTGGGAACTTCATCTCCGCAGAGGGATGGTAGGCATAGTCAGTGAAAGACTTATTTCTGGAAGAACCTATCACAAAACttgtatttcaggaaaaaagagtaGGAGTTTTTGGTCTTCAcgttcttccttttctctcaacTTTTCTGCCCAGTTCTACCCAAGATAAGCAGATCATAGAGCTCATCAGCAGAGATCAAGCTAGTCTAGCTGTTGCACCCCTCCTCTCCACCATGCTCCTCATCTGCACTGCACAAGCATGCTTTAACCAAGGACTGCGGTGGAGTCCCAGCCACAGACTTCAGTCCCAAAGGCTTCCTCCAAAGTTGGGAAGCTCAGAGGTATGCATTACCACTTAACAGCTACAGCATGCATCTCTAGATATTTGTAACAGGTTTATATGGGAGGTATCCTGGATCACTACCTTCATTGGACCTATCATTAGTGATTTATTAATGATGTTGGTATGAATCAATAAACATCATCAATAGATCTTTACCCAGCATAACTAAGGAACAATTCCCTGTTCACCACGAAGTGTCTCTAGACACGAGCACCTAGAAcagtttctttcccttctgaCCCTCCCAAGCTTATATTTCTCTTAGTTAACTAACCCAGAAGGCCACAGAAGTAATCACTCCTTAGAGCATAGGCTAAAAGTGGCCAGATAAGGAAGCTGAGCCCAGAGCAGAGGAAGTTGCTGCTCCCAGAAGGGATTGCCAAGTCTGTCCCACTGTTTAGTGCTGATAAGGATTTGCATTCTGCTATCAGTGCTAAACCATACTATTGCGAAGGGAGCTAGATTCAGTACATATTCATATTCTTGTAAATTTTAATCTATTCATTCCAGTGTCTGCAGAAATTAGACTGATAGATATTTTTCAATAGCAAGGCTTCACCCACTCTCAGGATGCCGCTAACATCTAAACTAAGAACCACAGCTGATTAAAAAACCATACAAATACATAATGCAGTAGGTGTTAATTCTAATTGGAGAGGATAAACCTTTCCAGTGCAGGAAGTAGGCAAAGTTGGATAAGAAGCAATGCTTATTTGCTTACTCAAGAGAAAGCTAGAAACAGACCAGAGTTAAAAGGAGGCTTTGAGAAACTCAATCTGTTCtgaatattcagaaataaatacttcaaGATCTCAGGCAAAGTATTCTTCTAGCATCAAAAAGTACCTGCACTGAGGAATAAAGAGGAATATGTGAAGTCAGTAGGACTTTACAGATCTGCCTAAGTCCGTGATAGCCTTGATGTCCACTTGAGACAACCCAGGCTTTAACCATTACCAAACACAACATCTCAGTACACTGAAGCAAAGCACACAGGTACTGCAGTCACACATACATATGGTCATTGGATAATAACAGCATGGACTATAAGACATCTCGTTAAAGATACTTCATATACaagtagacttttttttttccaggaccCATGTTTATTACAAGTCATCTGGCAGGATATCTTTCCAGTTAGCTCACCAATATGTATGGGCCATGACTGTTCTTGGCTCTGTTGCTGGCAACACTCCCCAGCGCTAGAATAGCAGGGTTTTTGTTCTTACCAAGGGATATCAGACGTCTAGTAAGTTCCATTGCTCTGTGTAAATCCCCAAACTGGAAAACAGCATAGCTGAGATAATCTAGGATCTCCACTTTGCTGACTGTTGTATCCTCGCCCTCATCGTGTTGTTTTAAAGCTTGTTCCATCCACAGTACTGTGTGATAGTAGTCTCCATCATTGTAAGCAGTCTTCCCCATACCAAAGCAGTCACCTACCGTCAAAGATGATCTATATTTTGTTCCTAAAACCAAAAAGATAGCTTTAAGTAATCCACACAGAAGCATCTTTGCCTTCAAGCACATGGGGCACATTGAGGAGTATCTATAAATACACACTTCTATCATCCACAAAGGCTTCTGAAGACAACGCTTAGACAATATTTTAGGTTCTGTACCAAACTGATCATCTTCAGAATTAAAGATTACATTATATCATAATTCTGTGGCATTAATTCCTTCAGAAACCAAGAGAAGTTTAACATAGAAATTAGCCTTAAGCTattgtgttttctgttgtaGACAAAAGCAGAGCAGACTGACAGCTTAACAGATTTTACACAACCTACAAGTTAACACTGTTAGATGATCAGAGAAACTGACTATATGCAGAGCTAGCTTGTTTGCTGTTTACTGGAGATGTATATTAACCATCAGCCTGCTTATGCACAATTTAGACAAACTGGGTATCCATTTGACTGTAACTGTGCTCTAATTTCCAGTTGCTCCAGCCCAGCAGATGCACAGATAAGAGTTAATTTTAAGTTCATTGTTAGTAACCTACATATAATAACTAAACTGTTTTGTCAGCTCATCTACCCACACTCTATGAAGCCTATTCAGTTTGTAAACAGCGTGCTGCTAGCAACCATAACCTGTTTCAGGAAGTCTCTcataagcagcagcagcaaacatttATCAGGACTCAGCTGCCAAAACACTGAAACATCCCAATATATCTACATACCTTCCAAAACATCTGTGGCAAAAGCTGTTAGTCCTCATTTCACAGAAGGAACACAAGCAAAGTGATTCAACCAAAGCCTTACTGGAAGACCATAGCAAACAAGAACAGAGCCAAGCTTTGTAAGAGCCATCAGAGCAAAGAATTACAGAGCAGCTCCTTCCCTTGGATCGTAAGTTATAGGGGACAGGAAGTACCCACAGTATTTGCTTACACAGTAACCAGCACGAGAAAGTATGTCATCCTTTGTTGCTTTGGGTATAGcaattataaaaaaatccaaaacaaaacccagtattttcttttaaaataataccaattaaaaaaagctacttGAGCTGGTCACTGCAGACCACGGCGCCTTGGCTTGGGTAGGAACAACCTCAAGGTTGTTCTCAAAGTGccaaagtagatatgtcctcaAACATCTAAGCCACATGGACTCTCAGCACAGTGGTCCTTCCTTATTACCGAAAAAGGACTTTTGGAGAGAGTTTGAGGATGTTACTACTTCCTTTTAAAGCAGATAAGACCTTTGTGCACTTACCTGGTAAGTTTCCTCGAGAGAGAGTTTCAGGATCCAGTTTGTATGTGTCCTGCAGGCGCATCAGAGCCTTCGCAGCTCCAGTCTCATCTTCTTCAGTTGGAAAAAACTGACGCTGAATTGTAAGATTTGCAATAAAGCCTTTGCAGTAAAAGGGAAAGATGTTACTTCCAGAGTTTTAATAAATATCAGTACCAGATTAACACAGAAGATGAaacatctgctttgttttgggaATTGAGATTCAAATAATCCAGATTTAAAGCCTCTTACTAGGCTCTcaaattataaaaacatttttttctatcgcattttaaaaaatacagctcaCAAGCAAAAGATAAAGGATAAATAACTAAGCCTCTCAGTCTTGTGCCACACAATTACTGAAGTACAACGTGAATCTAATGaccttcattttcctgtaatttctCTTTCTAGCATGAAAACTTAATAGCTTTCATCAGTTCTCTTGCGATATCCACAGAGACAACTGCAGATCATAGTACTGGACAACTATTTCAGACTCTTTACTCCAACCTGTAAAGCCATAAGAGCTTTTCAAATCTCAGCTCAAGGGACAGAGACCCTGATCCAGGATCCCCTCAGTAGGGGTAGGACCTGACTCAGGAAGAGGCTTTTAAACCTGACAAGTAAACCAGGTGACATttagaagtaaaattaaatgcacTACATAAACATATCAAGGTTACACAGCAGGCTGGTTGGGCAGAAGTGGGGGCAATCAAATAAAGGAAGACAACCCAGCCTTTTCCAGTCATGCAGCAAGCAGAACTGGAAAAGGAAGCctttagaaaaagaattaatgaCAGAAGTACTCAATAGAATTGAGTATTTTATTTCCATCTAGGATGACTGTTccaaaaggcaataaaaaaatcttggcTGGAAAAAGCTTCCAAGTACCTAAACTTTAGCATATGCAGAGTAGAAAGGGAAAACATGCAGTGTTCTGCCCGAAAAACATAGCCTCTTCTCCCTTACTTTCAAGGAGGCCAGTAAAAATAAACccatatttaaaagaaaagctatgAAAGCAAATTCAGGCAGATACTTTGACAATATGATGCAAACCCAAAGATTAGTACTGGAAACATTTGATTTAGAAGGATAGGTTTACAAGTAGCAATTGTATGTTATCCTGTTATCAACAGACTGACTATAACATCTGCCAACTGTTAATGCTGGGGCTGATATGAATTCCTTCACCAGTTCAGTATGGGTCTCATTTTGATTCTTAAATCTTATCTACTGATCAACATGGTCAAAAAACAATTATCaccaagagaagcagcagactgGGAAAGCAGATGAGTAAGTTTTTATATAAAGGAACATAAAGCTAAGGACTAGACATAAAACAATAGCTGCCAACACAGGTGACAACTTCAGTATATCCTCTTTGCCCCTTTTCCCCAAGCagcacaaaccaaacaaaatgtAACGGGCCTAAGACAGATAACAGTTTCTTTGAGCCTTGCCTGAGATGTGTTTCAGTGGCAAGTTTCTTGCACTTGGGTAACCAGTAAATAAGAGGCCAGTCATTAGTTTGTTTCAAACAAACTTAGCAGTAATATTTGAACCACAGCTGAGTTTGCAGCTTTCCAGAATATAAGGAGGATAAGCAACTGTGCTGTAAGGCTACCTCCTGATATCCTCTCCCCTGTAACTCCTTACCATTTGTTGTATCCTGAAGAACTAGGTTTTCCAATTCCAGCCAGTCAGTATTTAAACGCTTCACCAGCTTATATGCATTTACAGGATGTGCCAGATACCCTTCTGGATCAGAGGCTGACTTGCTAGTCAGTACATCCATTttttcagcccagctggaaCGAGAATCATATGCCTCAGTCTGAGAACAATTTATGAATGCATGTCTTCCTTCTTAAGTCATTCTAATTGCACAGCTAGAATCaatttattgctgcttttgccATCATAACCAGCTTTCAAGCTTTCAACTTCACAAGGATAAAGTGAAGtacaactgattttttttttaattacaatagtctttcttttaaaaggatttgTCTCCCTGCTTACTATTTTAAGCTTTACTCCAGTAAGCATGCATCTCACTTTCAATGAGTCTTAGCCATCAATTTTCAGCATActgcacttcagaaaataatgataTATAGTACACAACCACTGAGAGTGTCATTTATCTATCTCTTAGTAAAAATACAAGCACAAATAAAACTCCAAGAGCTTTTTAGCTTTATGGAAACTAAACCATAAGCTTTGATTTTCAGACTGGAAACCCTCAGACAGTACGGTGGCAGTGCTGTCAGTCACCTAGATAGCACTGTTGGTGAACTTCAAAGCAGTAGCGGGAAACTTCATCCTCTGTGTTCCAGTATAGTTGAACTGCCAACTACATTGCTGATGCTACAGTGAGAATTTCTTCTGTTGAAGCATCTGGCCAAGCTGTGTGTTCCTCTCTCCAGTAATCAataggaagaaaacaatttgcTGAGAGATGCTAATAACTGAACATAAGAAATTCCCTTTGAGCCTGTAATCTCAAACTCAGTAAGCCATGAATGAACTATGGTTACAAACAACTTTATGTAAACACAGGTAAAAATCGTCAGACTACCTGGCTTCCCTATACTATGATGTTGCAATAGAACAAAAGATGGCTTTTCCAGAGATCCTTT includes the following:
- the P4HA2 gene encoding prolyl 4-hydroxylase subunit alpha-2 isoform X1; this encodes MKPWLQLVFFTCIFLIWHAEAEFFTSIGQMTDLIYAEKDLVQSLKEYIRAEENKLSQIKSWAEKMDVLTSKSASDPEGYLAHPVNAYKLVKRLNTDWLELENLVLQDTTNGFIANLTIQRQFFPTEEDETGAAKALMRLQDTYKLDPETLSRGNLPGTKYRSSLTVGDCFGMGKTAYNDGDYYHTVLWMEQALKQHDEGEDTTVSKVEILDYLSYAVFQFGDLHRAMELTRRLISLDSTHERAGSNLRYFEKLLEKEREEEEKEKSINKTMTTTEPVVQGGAYERPLDYLPERDIYEALCRGEGVKMTPRRQKRLFCRYHDGNRNPHLLIAPFKEEDEWDSPHIVRYYDVMSDEEIEKIKQLAKPRLARATVRDPKTGVLTVASYRVSKSSWLEEDDDPVVAKVNQRMQQITGLTVKTAELLQVANYGMGGQYEPHFDFSRKDEPDAFKRLGTGNRVATFLNYMSDVEAGGATVFPDFGAAIWPKKGTAVFWYNLFRSGEGDYRTRHAACPVLVGCKWVSNKWFHERGNEFLRPCGRTEVD
- the P4HA2 gene encoding prolyl 4-hydroxylase subunit alpha-2 isoform X2 gives rise to the protein MKPWLQLVFFTCIFLIWHAEAEFFTSIGQMTDLIYAEKDLVQSLKEYIRAEENKLSQIKSWAEKMDVLTSKSASDPEGYLAHPVNAYKLVKRLNTDWLELENLVLQDTTNGFIANLTIQRQFFPTEEDETGAAKALMRLQDTYKLDPETLSRGNLPGTKYRSSLTVGDCFGMGKTAYNDGDYYHTVLWMEQALKQHDEGEDTTVSKVEILDYLSYAVFQFGDLHRAMELTRRLISLDSTHERAGSNLRYFEKLLEKEREEEEKEKSINKTMTTTEPVVQGGAYERPLDYLPERDIYEALCRGEGVKMTPRRQKRLFCRYHDGNRNPHLLIAPFKEEDEWDSPHIVRYYDVMSDEEIEKIKQLAKPRLARATVRDPKTGVLTVASYRVSKSSWLEEDDDPVVAKVNQRMQQITGLTVKTAELLQVANYGMGGQYEPHFDFSRRPFDSTLKSEGNRLATFLNYMSDVEAGGATVFPDFGAAIWPKKGTAVFWYNLFRSGEGDYRTRHAACPVLVGCKWVSNKWFHERGNEFLRPCGRTEVD
- the P4HA2 gene encoding prolyl 4-hydroxylase subunit alpha-2 isoform X3, with amino-acid sequence MKPWLQLVFFTCIFLIWHAEAEFFTSIGQMTDLIYAEKDLVQSLKEYIRAEENKLSQIKSWAEKMDVLTSKSASDPEGYLAHPVNAYKLVKRLNTDWLELENLVLQDTTNGFIANLTIQRQFFPTEEDETGAAKALMRLQDTYKLDPETLSRGNLPGTKYRSSLTVGDCFGMGKTAYNDGDYYHTVLWMEQALKQHDEGEDTTVSKVEILDYLSYAVFQFGDLHRAMELTRRLISLDSTHERAGSNLRYFEKLLEKEREEEEKEKSINKTMTTTEPVVQGGAYERPLDYLPERDIYEALCRGEGVKMTPRRQKRLFCRYHDGNRNPHLLIAPFKEEDEWDSPHIVRYYDVMSDEEIEKIKQLAKPRLARATVRDPKTGVLTVASYRVSKSSWLEEDDDPVVAKVNQRMQQITGLTVKTAELLQVANYGMGGQYEPHFDFSRRPFDSTLKSEGNRLATFLNYKDEPDAFKRLGTGNRVATFLNYMSDVEAGGATVFPDFGAAIWPKKGTAVFWYNLFRSGEGDYRTRHAACPVLVGCKWVSNKWFHERGNEFLRPCGRTEVD